AAGGGGAGTTGCAATACGGCCTGAGCTATCCGGATGCACAATCTCACTTTATTGATGCGGACGGATTTGCTGACTGGCTGCGCGTGCATCGTCGCCAGGGAAAAGTTTCGCTGGTGCTGATGTTGAACTCAGGTGACAACACGCCGGATAAAAACTTGCCAGAACCCGATGATGTCTATCGTCAGGGCCGTTTAGTCTATTACGGCTATGATGCCACACCATGAATCTTGTGCTGATCTTACTGGTAAGTGTGCTGAGCTGCGCCGCCCAACTGTGTCAAAAGCAGGCGGCGTATCTTGGCAGCCGTCAGGGTAAAAAGCGGCTGATATTATGGATTGCGCTGAGCGTGCTGCTGCTCGGCGTGGCGATGTTGCTGTGGCTGATGGTATTGCGCATGGTGCCTGTCGGCATTGCTTATCCGATGATGAGTCTTAACTTTGTGCTGGTCGCATTAGCCGCGCGGCTGATCTGGCGCGAAACCTTCACCTTGCAACAGTGGATCGGCACGCTGGTGATAATGGCGGGCGTGGCGCTGATGGGCAGTCATCTATGAAAGGACTAATGCTGGCCTTGTGCAGCGTACTGCTGGTGTCGCTGGCGCAGTTGGTGCTGCGCACGGCGATGCTGGATTTTCCGCCGCTGCGCGAGTTGATCAATCTACAGCACCTCAAGCCACTGCTGCTGTTAGCCATCGGACTTGGCGCATATGCGCTCTCAATGGTGTGCTGGATGCTGGCGCTGCGCCATTTGCCGCTCAATCGGCTCTATCCACTGCTGAGTTTGAGCTATGTGCTGGTTTGGCTGGCAGCGATTTCATTGCCGATTATGGGGGAGTCGTTCCGCTGG
The sequence above is a segment of the Candidatus Pantoea floridensis genome. Coding sequences within it:
- the arnE gene encoding 4-amino-4-deoxy-L-arabinose-phosphoundecaprenol flippase subunit ArnE; this translates as MNLVLILLVSVLSCAAQLCQKQAAYLGSRQGKKRLILWIALSVLLLGVAMLLWLMVLRMVPVGIAYPMMSLNFVLVALAARLIWRETFTLQQWIGTLVIMAGVALMGSHL
- the arnF gene encoding 4-amino-4-deoxy-L-arabinose-phosphoundecaprenol flippase subunit ArnF → MKGLMLALCSVLLVSLAQLVLRTAMLDFPPLRELINLQHLKPLLLLAIGLGAYALSMVCWMLALRHLPLNRLYPLLSLSYVLVWLAAISLPIMGESFRWSSFAGVVLIVIGLLMVSLPRRK